Part of the Danaus plexippus chromosome 23, MEX_DaPlex, whole genome shotgun sequence genome is shown below.
atattatacgtacaagtttgtgtaatttatttatttgtagatGCTTGTTGCTCTCTCATGCAAAAACCTCTGACTagaatttataacttaacagTAATGTAGCCAACTTCTCAGTATATGCAATTTTTCCTAATTCCTGCGGAAAGTATTATGTATGAAGTCACGTGACTgacgatagatgtcgctaccGGTTGGTTACCCTCACcatgtaatatattgttttaacaacTTATACTAAACTAGCACATCTATTACTTACAACTactgaaaaatttacttatttagaaaaatttcgGCACAGCTTAATTGTGAAAATAGCTGGAAGATGTTATTCATGtcttcagttttttttatattaagagaatttttttgtgctattttttgtaatgttgCATTTGTATAAcgctataatttaaataaaactaatatttttcggatcatGCTAcgcgtattatattattgtaaaaactaCTTACTCCCGGGCGGACGATATTTGCCtctgatcacggttgctgcaaagtaaccgaaacgtcggaaatatgtaattttttaaaatagtaaaatacgcATAgtttaatccgaaaaatataagtttcatttattagaaATGGTTTGAAAACTATTTCGCTAAAATATCTGTCAAAAACTTTTGAACTTTTGCTTCTAACTTGTTGAcatgctatttatataaagtaaatttagttAAATCTCAATCCGTTACTTcaaataacgttttaaacTTAAGAACTTATAGGTGAATGACTTTAATGGTATATAACTATCAGGTTGGAGTGGCCGGTGAGGACATTATCCTTCAGCTTCGACGGTCGACTCTTGGCTTCAGCGAGCGAAGATCATATCATAGATATAGGGGACACCGAAACAggtaatttgttatattattttatatggcaacattaatatatataacctagTGCTGCCATCTGTTATCTGTAGTATTAAGTTATTGTTGTCTATATTATACCTAGATAACCATAGACTAGAATCCATTAGTGTTGCCAAGCAAGAATTCACagtaaataagattttgtttttaaactttgtagtataacaaaattggattgtaacaaaatatttatatagatttatgtgtcatttttatacttaattttcaGGAGAAAAAGTGGCGGAAATTCCAGTTCAGGCTGCAACATTCACAGTGGCCTGGCATCCGTCCAGATACTTGGTGGCTTTTGCATGTGAAGACAAAGAACCGCCCGAGAGAAAACGAGATGCTGGGAATCTTAAACTGTGGGGACTTAGCAGTTAGTGGTTATATGGAGACTTAGTGtataaatgttagttttaaaagtGTATTGAATCAATGGTATGATTGTCTCACGATGGATTCTCTGTAATAAAAcgatttgatttattatgtaatttatttattttattttgtacattatttCCATCACATGATGCCAtttccttaatatatttacatgtgtatatatatatataatttatttgttaatttcacCAAGTTTCAACTTGCAGTCTCCCATTTTTCTCAATATCTTTGAGCATTTCTTTGGCTTCCGCCATATCAATGTCACCGCACGTGTTGAACACATCTATGAAGGCATCCCGGACATTATCTGGCATATTTTTGGCATTgccagatataaatatatatgctcctttattgtttataagatGCCATAACTCATTTGACACTTCAGCTATCTTATGTTGAACATAACTGTgaggaagaaaaaaaaaaggaaatgcCTTAAAagtatagttaatattaaattaaaaaatatattttacatacattttgttatcCTGGTCTCTAGAAAATGCTGTATATAAGCTCAATTGCTTATCTTCAACCATTTTCTCGAGTTCTTCTTTACAATGGAAATCCTTTTCTTTGTACCGACATCCAAAGAATAGATGCAATACATCTTTATTAGCGGTCCCGTCATATAATTTCTCTTGCAACAGACTTCTGAAAGGCGCTAAACCCGTACCGGGAGCCACAAAAATTTGTGGTATATCCTGAAAAGGGAATTTTGAAGTAAACctagattatttattactaaaacaaATCATATCTGGgaggaataaaataacaattttaaaattcatattaatttaatttactgaaCTACatatttgtctttaaaataattagtgtTAAAGATTTGAGCGCGTGAATATTCAGAACGTGTTCAAATGCAATAGATTGGAAAAGTGATTAAAAAAGCggttagaaattaaaataacgtatGACGTCACGTGTCGACTTTTTATgctgtttatgaaaaaaaggACTGTGGTAGTAATGAGAAGTCAAATAGGCTTCTTAACAAATCTTCGTATaagtacttatataaaattttgagattttgagatatttaaaaaaaaatggttaaaattaaaaaaaaatacaaaacttttattcttattagtaaattatgtttacCTTATCTTCTGGAAATTTAAGTGATCCTTTCTTTATCCAGCCATAAACTTTGTCGCCATTTTGTAAACTCTTCAGCCAATTGGAGGCCAGGCCGAGTCGCGCCCTTTTCAATTTACTGTAATATTTGACAACAGCTACTAGTAACTCTAATTTGGTGCCATTTGACGATAAACAACTACTCGCTATAGAGAATGATCTCGGTTTGATTGAACAGAATAATTCGAATAATACATCTATAGTTAATTTCGACGCTGATTTGTGGAAATCGTGTAATACCTgcaagtataaaatttatattaaaataggcaCGTTAagagtatataattaaaaaaaaaatctataacactattcaaaactacatactgtttaaaaaatcgttataaatgtaagtagatattcatatttaaacaagtcattaaaaaattttacgatTTGTTTCAAGCAAGTGACCTGTGAAGTGAGTGTTCAGTGTTTTGACcatcatttaaaatgattgtgattttaatacaacgtaaaaatatcaattaagagttaattttattgtatttgtatcAAGATCAATAGTATGATATATATCGCCAGTATATATGAAAGTAAAACGATAGCTGTCGGGTTTTTTCACGattttttttgagttattCATCTCGTCTACTTCTCAGCACTTGCTCTAAACTAGGTAACACTTAACCCATAAGTcggattaaatttttcataataaatgtaactaaatgatactaaaattttcatttaaatgaatttacgaTGCCTCCCTTACTTCTAGAATAGTCCTCTTTGGTCTTCTGCTATAATTGAGCCAATCTTCTTGTCCTTCTGCAGAACTGAGctctaaacatttttctttttctaatttatctTCAGACACTAGTGCGAGAAGTGAAAATACATATTGTGTCGGATAAGCCTTTAAGTCCCAATACTGTTCCGCTATTTCGTACATAGTGAGCGGGTCTTTGAAAAACTCTTGCACTGGCATATCTTGAaacgatattattaattaattgatcggctaaataattcaatatattattttagtattatataaatcttgcAAATTTTTGCTAATAGAAATGTTGTCTTCAGTTTGTTTATAGTTtcagagtaatttatattgtgtatGTATTGTGGGCTAAGTGAATTATCGGGCATTATTCATAATGCCCGGGCGATGTGATAAATAGGCGAGTTTAGATTAATATCTGTCCCCGTATGGCTGGGTATTATTCATAATGCCCGCGTTGATCACTTGAGCCATAACATATCTATTATGCGCTCTTGGTACGAGCTATGTACGCTAGAGCCGTTTGTGTTCCGCGGAACgcgattcaaatatttaaatgatatcaaCTGAGCGTATGGTGATTCCAACaaacacattaatttatattaccaaAGGTTTAAAATATCGGTTACTtagaagttatttttttcaaaacagaATTTACAagtgaatttttcattttatttaaaatgaaaagtcaacaatacaaataaaatctttactagactgaattttaaacagtcatatatatatcatcgtataaataaatacattaacatcATTTGCTTAAATAAGAGcaacattaacataattatcacTTAATTTATAGGTATAAAGgttttaagtgaaaataaaaatctttgtttgtttgttaatatataattatgtatgatATGTCACTCCTCTGTCCAGCCGTCATCGTTACTCAGGAACCGTCTCTTGCTGGATGTGTTCATGTAAGGTCTCAATGCCCATTCCGTGTCTGCTGCGTCCAAAGCTTCCAGAGTACCCAATTTTATTTCGTACAACTTCATTTGGAAACGTGGTCCGATTTCTGACAGTTCAATTTCTTTGCCAgactgtaattaaaattaggaTACATATAAgtagagaattttaaatgtaatatcaaTACAAGAACACTTACATCTTAtttgtacaatttatatatatatatatatataatagtattttaacatataatacctTTTTGTATGTGTGTTGTCTGAAGCAGATGTAATCATCATTATTTGCGAA
Proteins encoded:
- the LOC116774666 gene encoding NADPH-dependent diflavin oxidoreductase 1; translation: MIYTERFLVLYGSQTFTAQEVAERIWRTTKLLGFKGPVQAMDDFSISKLIHEEFALFVCSTTGQGDEPDNMKRFWKFLLRKNLPSNSLVKLKFGVIGLGDSSYAKFNFVAKKLHKRLIQLGATPILDLALCDYQHDLGHDAVLSPWLKNFLATLRNYFPNLPTDTIKSSFVPRWKISLIKTGSHENGAAFNEDIYFRNGLKDHFLDTSYFEVEKNIRTTDETHFQDVRLITLKVCEDKVLDYKPGDVFNIRPRNSKEDVDDLFEIFDTHNLDIKPYYRLKVEQYHDDMPVQEFFKDPLTMYEIAEQYWDLKAYPTQYVFSLLALVSEDKLEKEKCLELSSAEGQEDWLNYSRRPKRTILEVLHDFHKSASKLTIDVLFELFCSIKPRSFSIASSCLSSNGTKLELLVAVVKYYSKLKRARLGLASNWLKSLQNGDKVYGWIKKGSLKFPEDKDIPQIFVAPGTGLAPFRSLLQEKLYDGTANKDVLHLFFGCRYKEKDFHCKEELEKMVEDKQLSLYTAFSRDQDNKIYVQHKIAEVSNELWHLINNKGAYIFISGNAKNMPDNVRDAFIDVFNTCGDIDMAEAKEMLKDIEKNGRLQVETW